One window of the Gambusia affinis linkage group LG01, SWU_Gaff_1.0, whole genome shotgun sequence genome contains the following:
- the LOC122830960 gene encoding excitatory amino acid transporter 3-like isoform X1, translating into MRESLYQITTLISVGCGLSLGFLLKLRLHPSLHQLHWIYTPGEIFLNILQIFAVPLIVTSVIAGVTQLNNQMSKKAAIFTGLYICGTTFLSVAIGNFVIGMTLVLIAKPGEGQDLTSNEKLEVPPFSLHLVLQDLLRLSFDSHRNMFPESFLQAFYEQYKTELIHVKRGESVHISQNDTEMQLAGTYIAGPNMMGLIIWSFVIGILLNRAGHKAKTTVEAIHCLNNAIKIIFQWILWYLPIGVLFLVVHQVLEINDWAGLIKLGKLSGLIILGLVIQAFCVLPGIYFIILRMNPYVIFRKVSKALTTAFIIASSAATLPITLQCCEEKVHVNGRLCRLMLPIATTVNMNGTAVYLVIAAVFVAQINNIVLDVGEIISISLTVCIVSFGTAAIPVSGAMTTLLVLTSSGLPAEDAYILLVMEWLIDHFATTLNVLGDCFGVAVINHLCRDELTAYEEEYVCAIREAENDLLCLEPDDQHIPPASCTPSGSVSP; encoded by the exons atgagAGAAAGTTTATATCAGATCACTACCCTGATTTCAGTTGGCTGCG GGTTAAGCCTCGGATTTCTGCTGAAGCTTCGACTTCATCCATCTCTACATCAACTTCACTGGATCTACACGCCAGgggaaatatttctaaacatcCTTCAGATATTTGCTGTCCCCCTCATTGTGACAAGCGTGATTGCAG GCGTAACTCAATTGAACAACCAAATGTCCAAGAAAGCGGCCATCTTCACTGGACTCTACATCTGTGGCACCACCTTTCTTTCCGTAGCTATTGGTAACTTTGTCATAG GGATGACTCTGGTGCTAATTGCTAAGCCTGGTGAGGGGCAAGACCTTACATCCAATGAAAAACTGGAAGTCCCACCCTTCTCCCTTCATTTGGTCCTTCAGGACCTTTTAAG ACTCTCCTTTGACTCACATAGGAACATGTTTCCAGAGAGCTTTCTTCAGGCTTTCTATGAGCAG TACAAGACTGAGCTTATTCATGTCAAAAGAGGAGAATCTGTCCACATTAGTCAG AATGACACTGAGATGCAACTGGCAGGCACTTATATTGCTGGACCCAACATGATGGGACTGATCATCTGGTCTTTTGTCATCGGCATCTTGTTAAACAGGGCGGGACACAAGGCCAAAACCACTGTGGAGGCAATTCATTGCCTCAACAACGCAATAAAAATCATATTCCAATGGATCCTGTG gtACTTGCCAATAGGAGTGTTGTTCCTGGTTGTACACCAGGTGCTGGAGATTAATGACTGGGCTGGTCTCATTAAACTTGGAAAGCTCTCAGGGCTGATTATTCTGGG GCTTGTAATCCAGGCCTTTTGTGTTCTTCCTGGGATTTATTTCATAATCCTCAGAATGAACCCTTATGTCATCTTCCGGAAGGTCTCAAAGGCATTGACGACAGCATTTATCATCGCGTCCAG CGCCGCCACTCTGCCCATCACCCTTCAATGCTGTGAAGAGAAAGTGCATGTCAATGGGAGACTCTGCCGCCTCATGCTGCCCATTGCCACTACTGTCAACATGAATGGGACCGCGGTCTACTTAGTGATCGCTGCCGTCTTTGTTGCCCAGATAAATAACATCGTGCTGGATGTCGGCGAGATAATCTCCATTAG CTTGACTGTTTGCATTGTCAGCTTTGGAACTGCGGCGATCCCAGTATCGGGAGCTATGACCACGCTCCTGGTTCTGACATCTTCAGGACTTCCTGCAGAGGACGCCTACATTCTGCTGGTGATGGAATGGCTTAT AGACCATTTCGCCACTACGTTGAATGTTCTGGGAGACTGCTTTGGTGTGGCTGTCATCAATCATCTGTGCCGCGATGAGCTGACGGCCTACGAAGAAGAATA tGTTTGTGCCATTAGAGAGGCCGAAAATGACCTACTCTGTTTGGAGCCTGATGACCAGCACATTCCCCCTGCATCCTGCACACCCTCAGGATCTGTTTCGCCTTAG
- the LOC122830960 gene encoding excitatory amino acid transporter 3-like isoform X4: MRESLYQITTLISVGCGLSLGFLLKLRLHPSLHQLHWIYTPGEIFLNILQIFAVPLIVTSVIAGVTQLNNQMSKKAAIFTGLYICGTTFLSVAIGMTLVLIAKPGEGQDLTSNEKLEVPPFSLHLVLQDLLRNMFPESFLQAFYEQYKTELIHVKRGESVHISQNDTEMQLAGTYIAGPNMMGLIIWSFVIGILLNRAGHKAKTTVEAIHCLNNAIKIIFQWILWYLPIGVLFLVVHQVLEINDWAGLIKLGKLSGLIILGLVIQAFCVLPGIYFIILRMNPYVIFRKVSKALTTAFIIASSAATLPITLQCCEEKVHVNGRLCRLMLPIATTVNMNGTAVYLVIAAVFVAQINNIVLDVGEIISISLTVCIVSFGTAAIPVSGAMTTLLVLTSSGLPAEDAYILLVMEWLIDHFATTLNVLGDCFGVAVINHLCRDELTAYEEEYVCAIREAENDLLCLEPDDQHIPPASCTPSGSVSP; the protein is encoded by the exons atgagAGAAAGTTTATATCAGATCACTACCCTGATTTCAGTTGGCTGCG GGTTAAGCCTCGGATTTCTGCTGAAGCTTCGACTTCATCCATCTCTACATCAACTTCACTGGATCTACACGCCAGgggaaatatttctaaacatcCTTCAGATATTTGCTGTCCCCCTCATTGTGACAAGCGTGATTGCAG GCGTAACTCAATTGAACAACCAAATGTCCAAGAAAGCGGCCATCTTCACTGGACTCTACATCTGTGGCACCACCTTTCTTTCCGTAGCTATTG GGATGACTCTGGTGCTAATTGCTAAGCCTGGTGAGGGGCAAGACCTTACATCCAATGAAAAACTGGAAGTCCCACCCTTCTCCCTTCATTTGGTCCTTCAGGACCTTTTAAG GAACATGTTTCCAGAGAGCTTTCTTCAGGCTTTCTATGAGCAG TACAAGACTGAGCTTATTCATGTCAAAAGAGGAGAATCTGTCCACATTAGTCAG AATGACACTGAGATGCAACTGGCAGGCACTTATATTGCTGGACCCAACATGATGGGACTGATCATCTGGTCTTTTGTCATCGGCATCTTGTTAAACAGGGCGGGACACAAGGCCAAAACCACTGTGGAGGCAATTCATTGCCTCAACAACGCAATAAAAATCATATTCCAATGGATCCTGTG gtACTTGCCAATAGGAGTGTTGTTCCTGGTTGTACACCAGGTGCTGGAGATTAATGACTGGGCTGGTCTCATTAAACTTGGAAAGCTCTCAGGGCTGATTATTCTGGG GCTTGTAATCCAGGCCTTTTGTGTTCTTCCTGGGATTTATTTCATAATCCTCAGAATGAACCCTTATGTCATCTTCCGGAAGGTCTCAAAGGCATTGACGACAGCATTTATCATCGCGTCCAG CGCCGCCACTCTGCCCATCACCCTTCAATGCTGTGAAGAGAAAGTGCATGTCAATGGGAGACTCTGCCGCCTCATGCTGCCCATTGCCACTACTGTCAACATGAATGGGACCGCGGTCTACTTAGTGATCGCTGCCGTCTTTGTTGCCCAGATAAATAACATCGTGCTGGATGTCGGCGAGATAATCTCCATTAG CTTGACTGTTTGCATTGTCAGCTTTGGAACTGCGGCGATCCCAGTATCGGGAGCTATGACCACGCTCCTGGTTCTGACATCTTCAGGACTTCCTGCAGAGGACGCCTACATTCTGCTGGTGATGGAATGGCTTAT AGACCATTTCGCCACTACGTTGAATGTTCTGGGAGACTGCTTTGGTGTGGCTGTCATCAATCATCTGTGCCGCGATGAGCTGACGGCCTACGAAGAAGAATA tGTTTGTGCCATTAGAGAGGCCGAAAATGACCTACTCTGTTTGGAGCCTGATGACCAGCACATTCCCCCTGCATCCTGCACACCCTCAGGATCTGTTTCGCCTTAG
- the LOC122830960 gene encoding excitatory amino acid transporter 3-like isoform X2, giving the protein MRESLYQITTLISVGCGLSLGFLLKLRLHPSLHQLHWIYTPGEIFLNILQIFAVPLIVTSVIAGVTQLNNQMSKKAAIFTGLYICGTTFLSVAIGMTLVLIAKPGEGQDLTSNEKLEVPPFSLHLVLQDLLRLSFDSHRNMFPESFLQAFYEQYKTELIHVKRGESVHISQNDTEMQLAGTYIAGPNMMGLIIWSFVIGILLNRAGHKAKTTVEAIHCLNNAIKIIFQWILWYLPIGVLFLVVHQVLEINDWAGLIKLGKLSGLIILGLVIQAFCVLPGIYFIILRMNPYVIFRKVSKALTTAFIIASSAATLPITLQCCEEKVHVNGRLCRLMLPIATTVNMNGTAVYLVIAAVFVAQINNIVLDVGEIISISLTVCIVSFGTAAIPVSGAMTTLLVLTSSGLPAEDAYILLVMEWLIDHFATTLNVLGDCFGVAVINHLCRDELTAYEEEYVCAIREAENDLLCLEPDDQHIPPASCTPSGSVSP; this is encoded by the exons atgagAGAAAGTTTATATCAGATCACTACCCTGATTTCAGTTGGCTGCG GGTTAAGCCTCGGATTTCTGCTGAAGCTTCGACTTCATCCATCTCTACATCAACTTCACTGGATCTACACGCCAGgggaaatatttctaaacatcCTTCAGATATTTGCTGTCCCCCTCATTGTGACAAGCGTGATTGCAG GCGTAACTCAATTGAACAACCAAATGTCCAAGAAAGCGGCCATCTTCACTGGACTCTACATCTGTGGCACCACCTTTCTTTCCGTAGCTATTG GGATGACTCTGGTGCTAATTGCTAAGCCTGGTGAGGGGCAAGACCTTACATCCAATGAAAAACTGGAAGTCCCACCCTTCTCCCTTCATTTGGTCCTTCAGGACCTTTTAAG ACTCTCCTTTGACTCACATAGGAACATGTTTCCAGAGAGCTTTCTTCAGGCTTTCTATGAGCAG TACAAGACTGAGCTTATTCATGTCAAAAGAGGAGAATCTGTCCACATTAGTCAG AATGACACTGAGATGCAACTGGCAGGCACTTATATTGCTGGACCCAACATGATGGGACTGATCATCTGGTCTTTTGTCATCGGCATCTTGTTAAACAGGGCGGGACACAAGGCCAAAACCACTGTGGAGGCAATTCATTGCCTCAACAACGCAATAAAAATCATATTCCAATGGATCCTGTG gtACTTGCCAATAGGAGTGTTGTTCCTGGTTGTACACCAGGTGCTGGAGATTAATGACTGGGCTGGTCTCATTAAACTTGGAAAGCTCTCAGGGCTGATTATTCTGGG GCTTGTAATCCAGGCCTTTTGTGTTCTTCCTGGGATTTATTTCATAATCCTCAGAATGAACCCTTATGTCATCTTCCGGAAGGTCTCAAAGGCATTGACGACAGCATTTATCATCGCGTCCAG CGCCGCCACTCTGCCCATCACCCTTCAATGCTGTGAAGAGAAAGTGCATGTCAATGGGAGACTCTGCCGCCTCATGCTGCCCATTGCCACTACTGTCAACATGAATGGGACCGCGGTCTACTTAGTGATCGCTGCCGTCTTTGTTGCCCAGATAAATAACATCGTGCTGGATGTCGGCGAGATAATCTCCATTAG CTTGACTGTTTGCATTGTCAGCTTTGGAACTGCGGCGATCCCAGTATCGGGAGCTATGACCACGCTCCTGGTTCTGACATCTTCAGGACTTCCTGCAGAGGACGCCTACATTCTGCTGGTGATGGAATGGCTTAT AGACCATTTCGCCACTACGTTGAATGTTCTGGGAGACTGCTTTGGTGTGGCTGTCATCAATCATCTGTGCCGCGATGAGCTGACGGCCTACGAAGAAGAATA tGTTTGTGCCATTAGAGAGGCCGAAAATGACCTACTCTGTTTGGAGCCTGATGACCAGCACATTCCCCCTGCATCCTGCACACCCTCAGGATCTGTTTCGCCTTAG
- the LOC122830960 gene encoding excitatory amino acid transporter 3-like isoform X3, translated as MRESLYQITTLISVGCGLSLGFLLKLRLHPSLHQLHWIYTPGEIFLNILQIFAVPLIVTSVIAGVTQLNNQMSKKAAIFTGLYICGTTFLSVAIGNFVIGMTLVLIAKPGEGQDLTSNEKLEVPPFSLHLVLQDLLRNMFPESFLQAFYEQYKTELIHVKRGESVHISQNDTEMQLAGTYIAGPNMMGLIIWSFVIGILLNRAGHKAKTTVEAIHCLNNAIKIIFQWILWYLPIGVLFLVVHQVLEINDWAGLIKLGKLSGLIILGLVIQAFCVLPGIYFIILRMNPYVIFRKVSKALTTAFIIASSAATLPITLQCCEEKVHVNGRLCRLMLPIATTVNMNGTAVYLVIAAVFVAQINNIVLDVGEIISISLTVCIVSFGTAAIPVSGAMTTLLVLTSSGLPAEDAYILLVMEWLIDHFATTLNVLGDCFGVAVINHLCRDELTAYEEEYVCAIREAENDLLCLEPDDQHIPPASCTPSGSVSP; from the exons atgagAGAAAGTTTATATCAGATCACTACCCTGATTTCAGTTGGCTGCG GGTTAAGCCTCGGATTTCTGCTGAAGCTTCGACTTCATCCATCTCTACATCAACTTCACTGGATCTACACGCCAGgggaaatatttctaaacatcCTTCAGATATTTGCTGTCCCCCTCATTGTGACAAGCGTGATTGCAG GCGTAACTCAATTGAACAACCAAATGTCCAAGAAAGCGGCCATCTTCACTGGACTCTACATCTGTGGCACCACCTTTCTTTCCGTAGCTATTGGTAACTTTGTCATAG GGATGACTCTGGTGCTAATTGCTAAGCCTGGTGAGGGGCAAGACCTTACATCCAATGAAAAACTGGAAGTCCCACCCTTCTCCCTTCATTTGGTCCTTCAGGACCTTTTAAG GAACATGTTTCCAGAGAGCTTTCTTCAGGCTTTCTATGAGCAG TACAAGACTGAGCTTATTCATGTCAAAAGAGGAGAATCTGTCCACATTAGTCAG AATGACACTGAGATGCAACTGGCAGGCACTTATATTGCTGGACCCAACATGATGGGACTGATCATCTGGTCTTTTGTCATCGGCATCTTGTTAAACAGGGCGGGACACAAGGCCAAAACCACTGTGGAGGCAATTCATTGCCTCAACAACGCAATAAAAATCATATTCCAATGGATCCTGTG gtACTTGCCAATAGGAGTGTTGTTCCTGGTTGTACACCAGGTGCTGGAGATTAATGACTGGGCTGGTCTCATTAAACTTGGAAAGCTCTCAGGGCTGATTATTCTGGG GCTTGTAATCCAGGCCTTTTGTGTTCTTCCTGGGATTTATTTCATAATCCTCAGAATGAACCCTTATGTCATCTTCCGGAAGGTCTCAAAGGCATTGACGACAGCATTTATCATCGCGTCCAG CGCCGCCACTCTGCCCATCACCCTTCAATGCTGTGAAGAGAAAGTGCATGTCAATGGGAGACTCTGCCGCCTCATGCTGCCCATTGCCACTACTGTCAACATGAATGGGACCGCGGTCTACTTAGTGATCGCTGCCGTCTTTGTTGCCCAGATAAATAACATCGTGCTGGATGTCGGCGAGATAATCTCCATTAG CTTGACTGTTTGCATTGTCAGCTTTGGAACTGCGGCGATCCCAGTATCGGGAGCTATGACCACGCTCCTGGTTCTGACATCTTCAGGACTTCCTGCAGAGGACGCCTACATTCTGCTGGTGATGGAATGGCTTAT AGACCATTTCGCCACTACGTTGAATGTTCTGGGAGACTGCTTTGGTGTGGCTGTCATCAATCATCTGTGCCGCGATGAGCTGACGGCCTACGAAGAAGAATA tGTTTGTGCCATTAGAGAGGCCGAAAATGACCTACTCTGTTTGGAGCCTGATGACCAGCACATTCCCCCTGCATCCTGCACACCCTCAGGATCTGTTTCGCCTTAG
- the LOC122830960 gene encoding excitatory amino acid transporter 3-like isoform X5 produces the protein MTLVLIAKPGEGQDLTSNEKLEVPPFSLHLVLQDLLRLSFDSHRNMFPESFLQAFYEQYKTELIHVKRGESVHISQNDTEMQLAGTYIAGPNMMGLIIWSFVIGILLNRAGHKAKTTVEAIHCLNNAIKIIFQWILWYLPIGVLFLVVHQVLEINDWAGLIKLGKLSGLIILGLVIQAFCVLPGIYFIILRMNPYVIFRKVSKALTTAFIIASSAATLPITLQCCEEKVHVNGRLCRLMLPIATTVNMNGTAVYLVIAAVFVAQINNIVLDVGEIISISLTVCIVSFGTAAIPVSGAMTTLLVLTSSGLPAEDAYILLVMEWLIDHFATTLNVLGDCFGVAVINHLCRDELTAYEEEYVCAIREAENDLLCLEPDDQHIPPASCTPSGSVSP, from the exons ATGACTCTGGTGCTAATTGCTAAGCCTGGTGAGGGGCAAGACCTTACATCCAATGAAAAACTGGAAGTCCCACCCTTCTCCCTTCATTTGGTCCTTCAGGACCTTTTAAG ACTCTCCTTTGACTCACATAGGAACATGTTTCCAGAGAGCTTTCTTCAGGCTTTCTATGAGCAG TACAAGACTGAGCTTATTCATGTCAAAAGAGGAGAATCTGTCCACATTAGTCAG AATGACACTGAGATGCAACTGGCAGGCACTTATATTGCTGGACCCAACATGATGGGACTGATCATCTGGTCTTTTGTCATCGGCATCTTGTTAAACAGGGCGGGACACAAGGCCAAAACCACTGTGGAGGCAATTCATTGCCTCAACAACGCAATAAAAATCATATTCCAATGGATCCTGTG gtACTTGCCAATAGGAGTGTTGTTCCTGGTTGTACACCAGGTGCTGGAGATTAATGACTGGGCTGGTCTCATTAAACTTGGAAAGCTCTCAGGGCTGATTATTCTGGG GCTTGTAATCCAGGCCTTTTGTGTTCTTCCTGGGATTTATTTCATAATCCTCAGAATGAACCCTTATGTCATCTTCCGGAAGGTCTCAAAGGCATTGACGACAGCATTTATCATCGCGTCCAG CGCCGCCACTCTGCCCATCACCCTTCAATGCTGTGAAGAGAAAGTGCATGTCAATGGGAGACTCTGCCGCCTCATGCTGCCCATTGCCACTACTGTCAACATGAATGGGACCGCGGTCTACTTAGTGATCGCTGCCGTCTTTGTTGCCCAGATAAATAACATCGTGCTGGATGTCGGCGAGATAATCTCCATTAG CTTGACTGTTTGCATTGTCAGCTTTGGAACTGCGGCGATCCCAGTATCGGGAGCTATGACCACGCTCCTGGTTCTGACATCTTCAGGACTTCCTGCAGAGGACGCCTACATTCTGCTGGTGATGGAATGGCTTAT AGACCATTTCGCCACTACGTTGAATGTTCTGGGAGACTGCTTTGGTGTGGCTGTCATCAATCATCTGTGCCGCGATGAGCTGACGGCCTACGAAGAAGAATA tGTTTGTGCCATTAGAGAGGCCGAAAATGACCTACTCTGTTTGGAGCCTGATGACCAGCACATTCCCCCTGCATCCTGCACACCCTCAGGATCTGTTTCGCCTTAG